DNA sequence from the Sulfolobales archaeon genome:
TGGTTGTTGATGACTATATATCATTCCTAGGAGAGCTAGATCCTAAGAGGGGTGTTCTGAGGAAGAAGGGCTATGAGGGTGTAGAGGTTGCAGGTAGGATCCTTGTGTTTAGAGGCTCTAGAGGCTCTACAGTAGCCCCATATATAATATATTCTGCCTGGAAGAGCGGTGTCGCCCCTGCAGCTATGGTTGTGACTAGGGCTGATCAGATAATTATAAGTGGGTGTGTGATAAGCAACATACCCCTTGGAGAGGCACGTGATCTCGATGTCTCGTGGCTTAAGAAGTACTCTGGGAGGAGGGGTTTTCTAGATCTTGGTAATCGCGAGGGCGAGTTAGTGATTTTATAGATTTTATAGAGATTATTGGTTATATCCTTATGCTCTGTATCTCATATGATATCTCTCTATCTATTCTCTAAGCATTTCTCAGCACCCTTAATAGCTAGATCCGCTATTCTCTTTGCAATCTCCTCAACCCCTATAAACCTATCCAGGATCTCTAGGAGTTTGCCGAGGGATACATCTGCCTGCCAGATCACATTGCTACCGCTATCCACGGGCTCGA
Encoded proteins:
- a CDS encoding DUF126 domain-containing protein, yielding MERSSGSSGISIKLRSIVEGRVEAPIVVVDDYISFLGELDPKRGVLRKKGYEGVEVAGRILVFRGSRGSTVAPYIIYSAWKSGVAPAAMVVTRADQIIISGCVISNIPLGEARDLDVSWLKKYSGRRGFLDLGNREGELVIL